A DNA window from Ranitomeya imitator isolate aRanImi1 chromosome 2, aRanImi1.pri, whole genome shotgun sequence contains the following coding sequences:
- the LOC138666891 gene encoding S-antigen protein-like translates to MTPDIGSTLQIYHFHSDEKSETCEIDAVTTGETDAVTTGETDAVTTGETDAVTTGETDAVTTGETDAVTTGETDAVTTGETDAVTTGETDAVTTGETDAVTTGETDAVTTGEIAAVTTGETDAIDAITTVETAAVTTGETDAVTTVETAAVTTGETDAVTTVETAAVTTGETDAVTTGEIAAVTTGETDAITTGEIAAVTTGETDAVTTGETDAVTTGETDAVTTGETDAVTTGEIAAVTTVETAAVTTGETDAVTTGETDAVTTVETAAVTTGETDAVTTGETDAVTTGETAAVTIGETDVVATVETDAVTTGETDAVTTGETDAVTTGETDTVTSRD, encoded by the exons AGATTGATGCTGTAACCACTGGGGAGACAGACGCTGTAACCACTGGGGAGACTGACGCTGTAACCACTGGGGAGACTGACGCTGTAACCACTGGGGAGACTGACGCTGTAACCACTGGGGAGACTGACGCTGTAACCACTGGGGAGACTGACGCTGTAACCACTGGGGAGACTGATGCTGTAACCACTGGGGAGACTGACGCTGTAACCACCGGGGAGACTGACGCTGTAACCACTGGGGAGACTGACGCTGTAACCACTGGGGAGATTGCTGCTGTAACCACCGGGGAGACTGATGCT ATTGATGCTATAACCACCGTGGAGACTGCTGCTGTAACCACTGGGGAGACTGACGCTGTAACCACCGTGGAAACTGCTGCTGTAACCACTGGGGAAACTGACGCTGTAACCACCGTGGAGACTGCTGCTGTAACCACTGGGGAGACTGACGCTGTAACCACTGGGGAGATTGCTGCTGTAACCACTGGGGAGACTGACGCTATAACCACTGGGGAGATTGCTGCTGTAACCACTGGGGAGACTGACGCTGTAACTACTGGGGAGACTGACGCTGTAACCACTGGGGAGACTGACGCTGTAACTACTGGGGAGACTGACGCTGTAACCACTGGGGAGATTGCTGCTGTAACCACCGTGGAGACTGCTGCTGTAACCACCGGGGAGACTGACGCTGTTACCACTGGGGAGACTGACGCTGTAACCACCGTGGAGACTGCTGCTGTAACCACTGGGGAGACTGATGCTGTAACCACTGGGGAGACTGACGCTGTAACCACCGGGGAGACTGCTGCTGTAACCATTGGGGAGACTGACGTTGTAGCCACCGTGGAGACTGACGCTGTAACCACCGGGGAGACTGACGCTGTAACCACCGGGGAGACTGACGCTGTAACCACCGGGGAGACTGACACTGTAACCTCCAGAGACTGA